In Colias croceus chromosome 19, ilColCroc2.1, the following are encoded in one genomic region:
- the LOC123700442 gene encoding collagenase-like: KYTLRYFFQAFADSRLAYPEDVRANTGRIVSGWEAEEGQFPYQLSLRMVNNEAAVFACGATLIHNEWALTAAHCTAMRITIVVRVGVTQTTRPALIFETTEYYNHPLYIEELPFVQQNDIGVIKFPRPVEYSDVIKPIRLQSSADKDKNYDGLILLATGWGRNWTNGVSPENMNWVYLTGVANQDCRAAFGGSSTIVASTICAGFYNVTSQSTCQGDSGGGLTVVDEDGIVSQVGVSSFVSSSGCHTPIPAGFIRPGHYHDWFYEVTGINFDWVPGQEEDSESSESSESESSESESSESESDEDEDESNEDEDGDNEDGDNEDGDNEDGDNEDGDNEDGDNEDGDNEDGDNEDGDNEDGDNGNGEEEEAFGLRM; encoded by the exons aaatatacattgcgATATTTTTTTCAGGCTTTTGCCGACTCCCGACTGGCTTATCCTGAAGATGTTCGTG CGAACACAGGCAGGATCGTCTCCGGCTGGGAGGCGGAAGAGGGACAGTTCCCCTACCAGCTCTCTCTCCGTATGGTGAACAACGAGGCTGCAGTGTTCGCGTGTGGAGCTACCCTTATTCATAATGAGTGGGCACTCACTGCCGCTCATTGTACTGCAAT GCGCATTACCATCGTAGTCCGCGTCGGAGTGACCCAAACCACAAGACCAGCTCTGATCTTCGAAACCACGGAGTACTATAACCATCCGTTGTACATCGAGGAGTTGCCGTTTGTGCAGCAAAATGATATTGGTGTTATCAAGTTCCCGAGACCTGTTGAATACAGTG ATGTGATCAAACCCATTAGATTGCAATCTTCTGCTGATAAGGACAAGAACTACGATGGCCTAATCTTACTCGCTACGGGCTGGGGCAGAAACTGGACTAATG GTGTATCCCCTGAGAACATGAACTGGGTTTACCTTACCGGAGTAGCGAACCAGGACTGCCGCGCCGCGTTTGGAGGCTCTAGTACTATCGTTGCGTCTACTATCTGCGCTGGGTTCTACAATGTGACCAGCCAGTCTACTTGCCAG GGTGACAGCGGCGGCGGTCTCACCGTGGTGGATGAAGATGGCATCGTCTCGCAAGTTGGTGTATCCTCTTTCGTGTCCTCCTCTGGTTGCCACACACCTATCCCTGCTG GTTTCATCCGTCCCGGACACTACCATGACTGGTTCTACGAAGTGACTGGAATTAATTTCGACTGGGTCCCGGGACAAGAAGAAGACAGTGAATCCAGTGAATCCAGTGAAAGCGAGTCCAGTGAAAGTGAATCAAGTGAAAGTGAGTCCGATGAGGATGAGGATGAGTCTAATGAAGATGAAGATGGTGATAATGAGGATGGAGATAATGAAGATGGAGACAATGAAGATGGAGATAATGAAGATGGAGACAATGAGGATGGAGACAATGAAGATGGGGATAATGAAGATGGGGACAATGAAGATGGGGATAATGAGGATGGTGATAATGGAAAcggagaagaagaagaagctTTTGGTTTGAGAATGTAA
- the LOC123700451 gene encoding leucine-rich repeat-containing protein 47-like — MASWPEVTTAKSENRHEIKLSGAAISKRISEDGLDKSLFQLTNINLLNISDTCLTIIPDDIKHLVNLQSLLLFGNKISEFNEHITSLPKLKVLDLSRNQLTRIPESLNKMKELTNINLSSNQIAEMPKIGDMLNLITLDLSNNKLTSFPDMEEANFPHLTDIKIKCNLIETLPGYVAKSLQSLKNFDIGDNQLKTVPGELASMAKLKELNLKGNKLSDKRLMKLVDQCRTKQVIDYIREHCPKSDSAPPTGKSKGKKGKKQEEQVPDDNISELCHSLKILHVEDDTIKVKIEENEVWNIRPFILCCVISNLKFDEVKFKKFIQMQTKLHDTVCDKRNIATIATHDMAKIPPGDIVYTAKPPKHLKLIPLSRAKAFTGEQLFQQLQAEAESLRKEKKRNVYSGIHKYLYLLEGKPKYPCLQDSQGRVISFPPITNSDDTKMSHESKTMLVEVTSHSSLGSCKTVMDKLLHECLLLGVADEEEGPYHTLTVQQVKVVDMEGNLKSVYPSRTDCVFEGAPVKVYRLPKK; from the exons atggCTTCTTGGCCAGAAGTAACCACTGCTAAATCTGAGAATAGGCACGAAATCAAGTTGTCAGGCGCCGCTATCTCCAAACGTATTTCTGAAGATGGTTTAGACAAAAGTTTGTTTCAATTAACTAATATAAACCTGTTAAATATAAGCGATACGTGTCTCACTATTATTCCTGATGATATCAAGCATTTGGTTAATTTACAATCCCTTCTTTTATTcggaaataaaatatctgaATTCAACGAACACATAACCTCTCTGCCGAAGTTGAAAGTGTTGGATTTGTCCCGAAATCAGCTAACTCGTATACCTGAGAGCTTGAATAAGATGAAAGAATTAACGAACATCAATTTGAGTTCAAATCAAATCGCCGAAATGCCAAAAATCGGTGATATGTTGAATCTTATAACATTGGATCTTTCGAATAATAAACTGACGAGTTTCCCGGATATGGAAGAAGCAAATTTCCCGCATTTAACAGATATCAAGATAAAGTGTAACTTAATTGAAACACTGCCAGGATATGTTGCTAAAAGCTTGCAGTCTCTGAAGAACTTTGATATTGGAGACAATCAGTTGAAGACAGTACCGGGAGAACTAGCATCTATGGCTAAATTAAAAG AACTAAACCTCAAAGGCAACAAGCTATCTGACAAACGCCTCATGAAGTTAGTCGACCAATGCCGCACAAAGCAAGTAATTGATTACATCAGAGAACACTGCCCTAAATCAGACAGCGCACCACCCACGGGCAAGTCAAAGGGCAAAAAAGGCAAGAAGCAAGAAGAACAAGTACCAGATGACAATATCAGTGAACTATGTCACTCCTTGAAAATCTTACACGTCGAAGATGACACAATTAAAGTGAAAATTGAAGAAAATGAAGTTTGGAACATCAGGCCGTTTATATTGTGCTGtgttataagtaatttaaagtTTGATGAGGTGAAATTCAAGAAGTTTATTCAGATGCAAACTAAATTGCATGACACGGTCTGTGATAAGCGCAACATTGCTACTATTGCTACTCATGATATGGCGAAGATACCACCAG GTGACATAGTATACACAGCAAAGCCTCCAAAGCACTTGAAACTAATTCCGCTGTCGAGGGCAAAGGCATTCACCGGTGAACAGCTCTTCCAGCAGCTGCAGGCTGAGGCAGAATCATTGAGGAAAGAGAAGAAACGGAATGTATACTCGGGGATACATAA ATACCTATATTTACTGGAAGGCAAACCAAAATACCCATGTCTGCAAGACTCCCAAGGAAGAGTCATCAGCTTTCCACCAATCACCAATTCTGATGATACAAAG ATGTCCCACGAGAGCAAAACAATGCTTGTGGAAGTGACGTCCCACTCCTCTCTCGGTTCCTGCAAGACTGTGATGGATAAGCTGCTGCACGAGTGCCTGCTGCTCGGTGTGGCTGATGAGGAAGAGGGGCCATACCATACCCTGACTGTTCAACAG GTAAAAGTAGTCGACATGGAGGGTAACTTAAAGAGCGTGTATCCATCAAGAACAGACTGCGTGTTCGAAGGAGCTCCGGTCAAAGTGTACAGATtgccaaaaaaataa